The following are encoded in a window of Brevibacillus sp. DP1.3A genomic DNA:
- a CDS encoding AI-2E family transporter, with protein MNFFAAALQKPDVRRFGILALFCLLLYSLGSMLNMVLLTFLVTYLMNRLHQYLTRLIHKVVPIHPKLILIFLYMLLTFFLVVGGMKAIPALIHQTGQLFHVIEQVYHQNQHNEFAPYLMSVVGKLDMKGIVQGSLDFLAVVRNVGFNVFLAIILSLFFLLGKDNVVTFTAQFRTSKLSWLYNEIAYFSQKFILTFGKVIETQLLIALFNTTFTVIGLWIMGFPNLLGLAIMVFILGLIPVAGVAISLIPLSAIAFSVGGIATVVYLLVFIMVIHALEAYVLNPRLMATKTHLPIFYTFVVLIFSEHFFGVWGLIVGIPSFVFLLDILEVKKMEQPPTKNRSVPKDVRDVQVNT; from the coding sequence ATGAATTTCTTTGCTGCCGCCTTGCAAAAGCCGGATGTAAGACGATTTGGGATTTTGGCGTTATTTTGTTTGTTGCTTTACTCCTTGGGAAGTATGCTGAACATGGTTTTGCTAACCTTTTTAGTTACCTATTTAATGAATCGGCTGCATCAATACCTCACACGTCTTATACACAAAGTCGTGCCGATCCATCCCAAGCTGATTCTCATTTTTCTCTATATGTTACTGACGTTCTTTCTCGTTGTCGGTGGGATGAAAGCCATTCCGGCGCTTATTCACCAAACCGGACAATTGTTCCATGTCATCGAGCAAGTGTACCACCAAAATCAGCACAATGAGTTTGCCCCCTATCTTATGTCTGTTGTAGGGAAGCTAGATATGAAGGGCATCGTTCAAGGCAGCCTTGATTTTCTCGCAGTGGTCAGAAACGTTGGGTTCAATGTCTTTCTAGCGATTATTCTGAGTCTGTTTTTCCTGCTCGGTAAAGACAATGTCGTTACGTTTACGGCTCAATTTCGCACGAGCAAATTATCCTGGCTGTACAACGAAATCGCCTACTTCAGCCAAAAATTCATCCTGACCTTTGGTAAAGTAATCGAAACACAGCTGTTGATCGCCTTATTCAATACGACCTTCACCGTTATCGGTCTATGGATCATGGGCTTTCCGAATCTATTGGGACTCGCCATCATGGTCTTCATACTGGGGCTCATTCCCGTTGCAGGTGTCGCCATTTCATTGATTCCGCTCAGTGCCATCGCTTTTAGCGTCGGTGGTATCGCAACCGTTGTTTATTTGCTCGTTTTTATCATGGTGATTCACGCGCTTGAGGCATATGTGTTGAATCCTCGCTTGATGGCAACGAAGACTCACTTGCCGATTTTCTACACGTTTGTCGTTCTGATCTTTTCCGAGCATTTCTTTGGAGTATGGGGACTGATTGTCGGGATTCCGTCCTTTGTTTTCTTGCTAGACATCTTAGAAGTGAAGAAAATGGAACAACCCCCTACCAAAAATAGATCCGTCCCAAAAGATGTACGAGATGTACAAGTCAACACGTGA
- a CDS encoding DUF4127 family protein, which yields MKKLRVVISTLAMAALVTGMVPFTQTSTVAAKKASPKPITKVALVPLDDRPVNTYFPQMSARAGGVEAILPDEDMLGHFMTPGDGEEIGDWLIKQASKVDGSVISVSMLAYGGLVASRTDQQSYEDALSNIEAIKRLRDKHSKKPIYVFDTIQRLAVTATDPETLKYYEQIREWAILYDEVHNLGMTEKKDRLDQLEREIPESVLEDYLNARERNHKINSLMIDWVEDGTIDYLVLAQDDAAPHGLHRAERETLVKKAKELDVEDRVAIFPGADEVGTVLLSRFALNEMRIHPKVAVEYSGIDGSEWTAPFEDTTFDVNVEKHIIAAGGKPVRDEDDADIVLMINSPKKKGQSNAERREDLDEFVEEINDLLEEGKQVAITDVTITNKADPELIERLQEEVKLPELFAYTAWGTAGNNMGSALGQALQRSAFLEKGNQFGVPLTVDAAETHINLLLSSFVNDHHYRNEVMAEARDLVKELKGNEWNLGDDYDEVNDFVRDALIPHTEEWYENYFANQSLVIGKRGKNTFEGEIVELTNREIKLPWERLFEVFVGPEVKIERE from the coding sequence ATGAAAAAGTTGCGCGTTGTCATTTCAACACTGGCTATGGCAGCACTAGTAACAGGCATGGTTCCATTTACGCAGACGAGTACAGTTGCGGCGAAAAAAGCGTCACCAAAACCAATTACCAAAGTCGCCCTTGTCCCTCTCGATGATCGTCCGGTCAACACGTATTTTCCACAAATGTCAGCACGGGCAGGCGGGGTGGAGGCGATTCTGCCGGATGAAGACATGCTCGGTCACTTTATGACTCCGGGCGATGGGGAAGAAATTGGCGATTGGTTGATCAAACAAGCAAGTAAAGTGGACGGCTCGGTCATTTCTGTCAGCATGCTGGCATATGGCGGGCTAGTTGCGTCCCGTACCGACCAACAGTCCTATGAAGATGCCCTATCGAATATCGAAGCCATTAAGAGACTGAGAGACAAACATTCCAAAAAGCCGATCTACGTCTTCGATACGATTCAACGCCTGGCGGTGACGGCGACTGATCCCGAAACATTGAAGTACTATGAGCAAATCAGAGAATGGGCCATTTTATACGATGAAGTACACAACCTCGGCATGACAGAAAAAAAGGATCGACTCGATCAGTTGGAAAGGGAGATTCCTGAGTCTGTGCTGGAAGATTACTTGAATGCCCGCGAGCGTAACCACAAGATTAACTCCTTGATGATTGATTGGGTAGAGGATGGGACCATTGATTATTTAGTGCTGGCTCAGGATGACGCTGCTCCCCATGGTCTTCACCGGGCAGAGCGGGAGACCTTGGTCAAAAAAGCAAAGGAGCTGGATGTAGAGGATCGTGTGGCGATTTTTCCTGGAGCGGACGAAGTAGGAACCGTCTTGTTGAGCCGATTCGCCTTGAACGAAATGCGCATCCATCCAAAAGTAGCAGTCGAGTATTCGGGTATAGACGGCAGTGAGTGGACGGCGCCGTTTGAAGACACGACCTTTGATGTAAATGTCGAGAAGCATATCATCGCAGCAGGCGGCAAGCCAGTTCGGGATGAAGACGATGCAGATATCGTGTTAATGATCAATTCACCGAAGAAAAAAGGACAGAGCAACGCAGAGAGACGCGAAGATCTGGATGAGTTCGTCGAAGAAATCAATGATCTTCTGGAGGAAGGAAAGCAGGTCGCCATTACAGATGTGACGATTACAAACAAAGCTGACCCTGAGCTGATCGAGCGACTACAAGAAGAAGTAAAGCTGCCGGAACTTTTCGCCTACACGGCATGGGGAACGGCGGGAAATAACATGGGAAGCGCGTTGGGACAGGCGTTGCAACGATCAGCCTTTCTGGAAAAAGGAAATCAGTTCGGTGTGCCCTTAACGGTGGATGCGGCAGAAACCCATATCAATCTGCTCTTGTCATCGTTTGTAAATGACCATCATTACCGAAATGAAGTGATGGCAGAAGCACGTGACCTTGTAAAAGAGTTAAAAGGAAATGAGTGGAATCTCGGAGATGACTACGACGAAGTCAATGATTTTGTGAGAGATGCACTGATACCACATACGGAAGAATGGTACGAAAACTACTTTGCCAATCAATCGCTGGTTATTGGGAAGCGAGGCAAGAATACGTTTGAAGGTGAAATCGTCGAATTAACGAATAGGGAGATCAAGCTTCCTTGGGAACGGTTATTTGAAGTCTTTGTCGGGCCAGAAGTGAAGATTGAAAGGGAGTAA
- a CDS encoding cyclic nucleotide-binding domain-containing protein, which yields MKELHDRTLLHTLLQNSSLPDIFDAITLHEMRLYQAEKGDIICSKGDQLHHMYFILKGKIKIFTTLPNGKSLLLRFNNPLAIIGDVEYVTQCEVRNTVEFVHRSLVVSLPFKVLQENYQNHPPFLQFILHKISHKLHTSSNSTSLNLLYPVENRFASYLLSTLSSDTGSTASEELKTAKLTEVAELLGTSYRHLNRVIRNLCAASVIERKKSALIIKDREKISELASGNIYE from the coding sequence ATGAAAGAACTTCACGACCGCACACTTTTGCATACGCTGTTGCAAAATAGTTCCTTGCCCGATATTTTTGACGCCATTACTCTCCATGAAATGCGCCTGTATCAGGCTGAGAAGGGTGACATCATCTGTTCGAAGGGCGATCAGCTTCACCATATGTACTTCATTCTGAAGGGAAAAATCAAGATTTTCACGACGCTCCCTAACGGAAAATCTTTGTTGCTACGCTTTAACAATCCACTCGCGATTATCGGAGACGTCGAGTATGTCACACAATGCGAGGTCCGCAATACGGTTGAGTTTGTCCATCGAAGTCTCGTGGTCAGTCTCCCCTTCAAAGTTTTGCAGGAAAACTACCAGAACCACCCGCCTTTTTTGCAATTCATTCTACATAAAATCAGTCACAAGCTACATACATCATCGAACTCAACCAGCCTGAACCTGTTGTATCCCGTTGAAAATCGCTTTGCCAGCTATTTGCTCTCCACGCTGTCCAGCGATACGGGGTCGACCGCTTCCGAGGAGCTAAAGACGGCGAAGCTGACAGAGGTTGCCGAGCTGTTGGGTACCAGCTACCGACATTTGAACCGGGTCATCCGCAATCTTTGCGCAGCATCCGTGATCGAACGCAAAAAAAGCGCACTGATTATCAAGGATCGAGAAAAAATCAGCGAGCTTGCGAGCGGAAACATCTATGAGTAA
- a CDS encoding aminopeptidase has translation MRDERLGKIADNLISYSLDVQAKQHIMIMVVDEGEPLAMELVKRLYAKGAYPHLRFVRPKVQREWLKGLTEEQLAQTVQWEKDMWFGMQGYIGIHGETNDSEMKDVPQEKYRLYAEAYDSIFHHVDNQVTGLRINYPTSALAQKANMTTEAFEDFYFNVCSLDYRKMAEACQPLYDLMDKTDKVRIVGPGTDLTFSIKGIGTRTAVGKRNIPDGEVYTSPVRDSIHGTISYNTPSIFKGTTFENVRFTFREGKIVEAYANHTDKLMEILDTDEGARYIGEFAIAFNPYILHPMGDTLFDEKIAGSFHLTPGRAYDQADNGNRSAIHWDLICIQRPEYGGGEIWFDDVLIRKNGRFVHEALLGLNPEQLIL, from the coding sequence ATGAGAGATGAAAGACTAGGAAAAATAGCAGACAACTTGATTTCGTACAGTCTGGATGTGCAAGCCAAACAGCATATTATGATCATGGTCGTGGATGAAGGAGAGCCGCTGGCAATGGAATTGGTAAAGCGGCTGTATGCGAAGGGAGCGTATCCCCACCTGCGCTTTGTACGGCCGAAGGTCCAGCGGGAATGGTTGAAAGGGCTAACGGAAGAGCAGCTTGCCCAGACAGTTCAGTGGGAAAAGGACATGTGGTTTGGCATGCAAGGCTATATCGGAATTCATGGCGAGACAAATGATAGTGAGATGAAGGATGTTCCGCAGGAGAAGTACCGTCTGTACGCAGAAGCGTATGATTCCATTTTCCATCATGTCGACAATCAAGTTACGGGACTGCGCATTAACTACCCGACCTCGGCCCTTGCCCAAAAGGCCAATATGACGACAGAAGCGTTTGAAGATTTTTATTTCAACGTATGTTCACTCGATTATCGGAAAATGGCAGAAGCGTGCCAGCCGTTGTACGACCTCATGGACAAAACGGACAAGGTGCGCATCGTTGGACCAGGGACAGACCTGACGTTTTCGATCAAAGGGATTGGGACGCGGACAGCGGTAGGCAAACGAAACATTCCCGATGGCGAAGTGTATACCTCTCCCGTGCGCGACTCGATTCACGGGACGATCAGCTACAATACGCCCAGCATTTTCAAAGGCACGACGTTTGAAAACGTCCGGTTTACTTTTCGGGAAGGAAAGATTGTCGAGGCGTACGCTAACCATACTGACAAGCTCATGGAAATATTGGACACGGATGAAGGTGCACGCTACATCGGTGAATTCGCCATTGCGTTTAACCCGTACATTTTGCACCCGATGGGCGATACTTTGTTTGATGAAAAAATCGCGGGCAGCTTCCATCTCACACCGGGTCGTGCCTATGATCAGGCGGATAACGGCAACCGCAGCGCGATTCACTGGGACCTGATCTGCATTCAGCGTCCGGAATACGGTGGCGGCGAAATCTGGTTTGACGATGTGCTGATTCGAAAAAATGGAAGGTTTGTGCATGAGGCTCTGCTGGGGCTGAATCCGGAGCAATTGATTCTGTAG
- a CDS encoding response regulator has protein sequence MSNEVVLLVEDDENIRELVRLYLQASGFQVREAEDTRQAQAMMLSEQLDMVLLDILLPDGSGLELCQTWRQSGIHVPVLFLSCKNDTEDMIAGLDLGGDDYVTKPFDPNLLISRVKAHLRRRSIQGENSKALLSPKGLIETLTKRELEMLHMIKAGYTNQEIALQYQISIGTVKGYNNQLFSKLGAKNRTHAIMLASQFGFFT, from the coding sequence ATGAGCAACGAGGTAGTCCTGTTGGTAGAAGATGATGAGAACATTCGCGAATTGGTCAGGCTCTATTTGCAGGCTAGTGGTTTTCAGGTGCGAGAGGCAGAGGATACGAGGCAAGCGCAGGCCATGATGCTGAGTGAACAATTGGATATGGTCCTCCTTGACATTTTGTTGCCGGATGGATCGGGCCTAGAACTTTGTCAGACATGGAGGCAGAGTGGAATTCATGTGCCTGTCTTGTTTTTGAGCTGTAAAAATGACACGGAGGATATGATCGCTGGCCTGGATCTTGGTGGTGATGATTATGTGACCAAGCCCTTTGATCCCAATCTGTTGATTTCACGGGTGAAGGCGCACTTGCGCAGGAGGAGCATACAGGGAGAAAACAGCAAAGCTTTGTTGTCTCCAAAAGGACTGATAGAGACCTTGACCAAACGAGAGCTGGAGATGCTTCACATGATCAAAGCGGGGTATACGAATCAGGAGATCGCACTGCAATATCAAATATCGATTGGTACCGTCAAAGGATACAATAACCAATTGTTCAGCAAGCTCGGTGCCAAAAACCGGACGCATGCCATTATGCTCGCGAGTCAGTTCGGCTTTTTTACGTGA
- a CDS encoding DMT family transporter has translation MQGILFSLLAGVFICLQSVFNAQASTKLGLWQTNAIVHAVGFLVSFAIFLYVRDGDWKSIGEVNKVYLLGGVFGAIIVFSVMKGITAIGPAYAVSILLISQLLVALLIDSLGLFGVQKVPITLNKIIGIGIMIAGVVVFKLK, from the coding sequence GTGCAAGGCATTCTCTTTTCGTTACTCGCTGGCGTTTTTATTTGTCTGCAAAGCGTGTTCAATGCGCAAGCCAGTACAAAGCTTGGACTGTGGCAAACCAATGCGATTGTTCACGCCGTAGGCTTTCTTGTATCGTTCGCGATCTTTCTCTACGTTCGTGATGGCGATTGGAAAAGCATCGGGGAAGTGAACAAGGTGTATTTGCTAGGAGGCGTTTTCGGAGCGATCATCGTTTTTAGTGTGATGAAAGGCATTACCGCCATCGGACCTGCTTACGCTGTATCGATTCTGCTCATCTCACAATTGCTCGTCGCTCTCCTCATTGATTCTCTCGGTCTGTTCGGTGTGCAAAAGGTTCCGATCACCTTGAACAAAATCATCGGAATCGGCATCATGATCGCAGGTGTAGTCGTTTTCAAACTCAAATAA
- a CDS encoding cell wall metabolism sensor histidine kinase WalK has product MSKWFVSLCNLVVIMVIGMLAVTPFANAVEQPPQAKRGVIDLRGVDWEDGDTIWLDGEWSFYWRQFLTPGTFESNASVREYIQVPSSWKQGAGNRTDISNQGYATYRLLIQLDEQKSERPFALYMPSVATAYKLWINGKAMAENGVVGEDLASMTPKNYPKVVVFQPDQPQVELVIHVSNFVQRKGGLWEAIELGHAEQIMGKREANIIYSGMIAASLLVMGIYHFGLYMTRKRESSTLYFCGVSIAIAVRILFLGETMAVSLFPQIPWEMVVKLEYMSSLLTLIMLACFVHSQYRALFNRFIQRACVWTGLLFILFVLFTPARIYTEWIYVGEAYLLLNYGYMLFVYGRAIVQKQTGSVLNGIGLLVFFTAVVNEVLFYAHLSPFENAIPFGLLVFLLTQMMNLSMVFARSFAHVEQLSEELAQTNEWLEQKVLQRTQALADKNQELQRMEESRRMLLSNISHELGTPLTSIQGFIKAMIDGVVKPNDPKYLGIIYEKTIYLHRIITDLFELSKMESRQLRFHFQPLSTVGFFRGLYEKHLLDMQEKQLQFVWEAQEEPDTECKLLLVADPIRLEQVMSNLLVNAQAYTAPGGVIKLQVEWELALDGTGEATIKVIDTGAGIQEEALPFVFDRFYRGSESRKLRTAGVGLGLAISKEIIENHHGKIGVQSKAGEGSLFWFSLPVRWKEESEEGGEKVR; this is encoded by the coding sequence ATGAGCAAGTGGTTTGTAAGTCTATGCAATCTTGTCGTTATCATGGTGATCGGGATGCTCGCCGTGACGCCATTCGCTAATGCCGTGGAACAACCACCCCAGGCCAAACGAGGCGTGATAGATTTGCGTGGCGTGGATTGGGAAGACGGCGACACGATTTGGCTGGATGGGGAATGGAGTTTTTACTGGCGGCAGTTCCTCACCCCAGGTACTTTTGAATCCAATGCTTCCGTACGAGAGTACATCCAAGTACCTTCATCTTGGAAGCAGGGGGCCGGGAATCGAACGGATATATCCAATCAGGGATACGCCACGTATCGACTGCTCATTCAGCTGGATGAGCAAAAGTCAGAAAGACCCTTCGCACTCTATATGCCCAGCGTCGCAACGGCCTACAAACTGTGGATAAACGGCAAGGCTATGGCCGAAAACGGTGTAGTCGGTGAGGATTTAGCGAGTATGACCCCGAAAAATTATCCCAAGGTCGTCGTGTTTCAACCAGATCAACCACAAGTGGAGCTCGTTATTCACGTCTCTAATTTTGTCCAGCGAAAAGGTGGCCTGTGGGAAGCCATTGAGTTGGGGCATGCTGAGCAAATCATGGGGAAGCGTGAAGCCAACATTATCTACAGTGGCATGATTGCTGCATCCTTGTTAGTCATGGGCATCTATCATTTCGGTTTGTATATGACACGCAAAAGAGAGAGTTCGACTCTCTATTTTTGTGGAGTCAGCATTGCGATCGCGGTCCGCATTTTATTTTTGGGAGAGACGATGGCTGTTAGCTTGTTTCCGCAGATCCCATGGGAGATGGTGGTCAAGCTGGAGTACATGTCTTCTCTTCTCACGCTGATCATGCTCGCTTGTTTTGTCCATTCGCAGTATCGGGCATTATTCAATCGTTTCATTCAGAGAGCCTGCGTCTGGACAGGGCTTCTCTTTATTCTCTTCGTGCTTTTTACCCCTGCTAGAATCTATACAGAATGGATTTATGTAGGAGAAGCCTATTTGTTGCTTAACTATGGCTACATGCTATTCGTTTATGGACGGGCCATCGTTCAAAAACAGACAGGCTCTGTCTTAAATGGAATCGGTCTCCTCGTATTTTTTACCGCAGTTGTCAATGAAGTGTTGTTTTACGCACATCTGTCTCCGTTTGAAAATGCAATTCCGTTCGGCTTGCTCGTTTTTTTACTCACCCAAATGATGAATTTGTCCATGGTATTCGCCCGTTCCTTTGCCCATGTCGAGCAGCTTTCCGAAGAGCTTGCGCAGACCAATGAATGGTTGGAGCAAAAAGTACTGCAACGGACACAGGCACTCGCGGACAAGAATCAGGAGCTGCAAAGGATGGAGGAGTCACGGCGCATGCTGCTCTCCAATATTTCGCATGAACTGGGGACGCCGCTCACGTCGATTCAAGGGTTCATCAAGGCGATGATTGACGGTGTGGTCAAGCCGAATGATCCGAAATACTTGGGGATCATCTATGAAAAAACAATCTATTTGCATCGAATCATCACGGATTTGTTTGAGTTGTCCAAGATGGAGTCGAGGCAGCTTCGCTTTCATTTTCAGCCATTGTCAACAGTTGGATTTTTCCGTGGCTTGTACGAGAAGCATTTACTCGATATGCAGGAGAAACAGCTGCAATTTGTGTGGGAAGCACAGGAGGAGCCAGATACGGAGTGCAAGCTTTTGCTGGTGGCTGATCCGATTCGCCTGGAGCAGGTCATGAGCAATTTGCTTGTAAATGCGCAAGCGTATACGGCACCGGGCGGGGTCATCAAGCTACAGGTAGAGTGGGAGCTGGCTCTGGATGGGACAGGCGAGGCAACCATCAAGGTAATAGATACAGGTGCAGGGATACAGGAGGAGGCGCTTCCTTTTGTGTTTGATCGATTTTATCGGGGGAGTGAATCTAGAAAGCTACGGACGGCAGGAGTGGGGCTAGGTCTGGCCATCTCCAAAGAAATTATCGAAAATCATCACGGGAAAATCGGCGTACAGAGTAAAGCGGGAGAGGGAAGCCTCTTCTGGTTTTCGCTGCCAGTCCGCTGGAAGGAAGAGAGTGAAGAGGGAGGAGAGAAGGTGAGATGA
- a CDS encoding NAD(P)-dependent oxidoreductase: MTLPVSERIIGFVGTGVMGKSMANHFLQAGYTVLVYTRTKEKAADLLAAGAIWKEHVSELAKEANVIITMVGYPSDVEEVYLGADGIVANAKPGTYLIDMTTSKPSLAKHIYEEAKKHELHSLDAPVSGGDVGAREARLTIMVGGDQEVFDAMEPVFTIMGTNVVLQGGPGAGQHTKMCNQICIATNMIGVCEAIAYAKKAGLDPEKVLTSIAAGAAGSWSLSNLAPRMIAGNFAPGFYVKHFIKDMGIALEAAEEMGLMTPGLALSKSLYEELAANGEADSGTQALIKWFEGK; the protein is encoded by the coding sequence ATGACTTTGCCTGTAAGTGAAAGAATCATTGGATTTGTAGGAACGGGTGTCATGGGGAAAAGCATGGCAAACCATTTTCTGCAAGCAGGATATACAGTGCTGGTGTACACGCGTACAAAGGAAAAAGCGGCAGATTTGCTGGCAGCAGGTGCGATTTGGAAGGAACATGTCAGTGAGCTGGCAAAAGAGGCAAACGTGATCATCACAATGGTCGGCTACCCATCTGATGTCGAGGAAGTGTATCTCGGCGCGGACGGAATTGTGGCAAATGCGAAGCCAGGCACTTATTTGATCGATATGACGACATCGAAGCCGTCGCTGGCGAAACATATTTATGAGGAAGCCAAAAAGCACGAGCTGCATTCCCTTGATGCGCCTGTCTCCGGTGGAGATGTGGGGGCACGCGAAGCTCGACTGACTATCATGGTTGGTGGCGATCAGGAAGTATTTGATGCGATGGAGCCAGTGTTTACGATCATGGGGACAAACGTCGTCTTGCAGGGTGGACCAGGTGCAGGTCAGCATACCAAAATGTGCAACCAAATTTGTATTGCCACGAACATGATCGGTGTGTGTGAAGCGATTGCATATGCGAAAAAAGCAGGTCTGGACCCAGAGAAAGTGCTGACGAGCATTGCAGCGGGTGCCGCAGGCAGCTGGTCGCTGTCGAATCTGGCACCGCGCATGATCGCGGGCAACTTCGCACCAGGCTTTTACGTCAAACATTTTATCAAGGACATGGGAATCGCATTGGAAGCAGCGGAGGAAATGGGGCTAATGACACCAGGACTCGCGCTCTCCAAATCGCTCTATGAAGAACTGGCAGCAAACGGCGAGGCAGATAGCGGTACGCAAGCTTTGATCAAATGGTTTGAAGGCAAGTAG
- a CDS encoding MgtC/SapB family protein, translated as METLQWLYVHYDLEMYVRVVVSAILGLFIGWDRSHRNKPAGLKTYMYVSVACTLITLVSIYSTNLYSAPGNGTMMDPMRLAAQIVTGLGFLGAGVILKDGLKVKGLTSAAMIFFAGGIGIGIGAGFYGIVIFSVIIAFVLARISQRVEDVQHKRLGK; from the coding sequence ATGGAGACTCTACAATGGTTGTATGTGCACTATGACTTGGAAATGTATGTGCGGGTAGTGGTGAGCGCGATTCTCGGTTTGTTTATCGGGTGGGATCGCTCGCATAGAAATAAGCCTGCCGGGCTGAAAACGTACATGTATGTGTCCGTAGCCTGCACGCTCATCACACTCGTTTCTATTTACAGCACAAATCTATACAGCGCGCCTGGCAATGGAACGATGATGGACCCGATGCGCTTGGCTGCACAGATTGTCACAGGTCTTGGCTTTTTGGGAGCAGGCGTCATCTTGAAGGACGGCTTGAAAGTAAAAGGACTGACCTCCGCAGCCATGATCTTTTTCGCTGGAGGGATTGGTATAGGGATCGGAGCCGGATTTTACGGCATTGTGATATTCTCGGTCATCATCGCCTTTGTGCTCGCTAGGATCAGTCAGCGTGTGGAAGATGTCCAGCATAAGCGGTTAGGAAAGTGA